A segment of the Flavobacteriales bacterium genome:
GCGGCTTCATTCAACGCTGCAGGAGCCCCATGCAGAATCTTCAATAGAAGCCGCTCCACAGGTTCAATCGCGCGCGGCTCGGGTATATCAAGTCCCTCGAGCTCAGGGATGGACTTCGCCCCGCGCCAATCACTCGGTGTGAGGGCCATGCCCAAAATAATCTTGCTTCTGAGCGAAGCAATCCGCGCGTAGGTGTACTGGATGAAGGGCCCCGTGTGCCCTTGCAGGTCAATGCTGGCGGCTGGGTCGAAGAGCATGCGCTTCTTCGGGTCAACCTTGAGCAGGAAGTATTTGAGCGCGGCCAGGCCGATCATCTCGTAGAGCGCGGCCTTCTCCGCTTCGCTGAAGCCTTCGAGCTTGCTGAGCTCCTCACCCGTGCGGCGCGCCTCGTTCACCACTTCGTCGATGAGGTCATCAGCGTCCACCACGGTGCCCTCGCGGCTTTTCATCCTTCCGGAAGGGAGGTCCACCATGCCGTAGCTGAGGTGGTGCAGGTCGTTCGCCCAGGCGAAGCCGAGCTTCTTCAGGATGATGAAGAGCACCTTGAAGTGGTAATCCTGCTCATTGCCGACCGTGTAGATGAGCTTGCTCAGGCCGGGGTGCTCCTCGAAGCGCTTGATGGCGGTGCCGATGTCCTGCGTCATATAGACGCTGGTGCCATCGCGGCGCAGCAGTACCTTCTCATCGAGGCCCTCCTTGGTGTTATCCACCCACACGGCGCCGTCCTTCTCATAGAACACGCCCTTCTTCAGCCCGTCGAGCACATCCGCCTTGCCCAAGAGATAGGTCTGGCTCTCGTAGTAGTTCTTGTCGAAATCAACCCCGGCGCGCCGGTAGGTGGCGTCGAAGCCTTCGTAGCACCAACCGTTCATCCTCTCCCATAGAGCGCGCACTTCGGGGTCGTTCGCCTCCCACTTGCGGAGCATCTCCTGGGCCTCGAGCAGGATCGGCGCTTCCTTCTCCGCGATCTCCTTCGGCTTGCCGCTCGCCACTTGCTCTTCCACTTGCCGCTTGAGTTCCCTATCGAACTCCACGTAGTACTTGCCCACCAGCTTATCGCCCTTCACGCCTGCGGAAGCCGGGGTCTCCCCACCACCGAACTTCTGCCAGGCGATCATGCTCTTGCAGATGTGGATGCCACGGTCGTTGATCACCTGCACCTTGATCACCTCGTGCCCAGCTGCTTGGAGGATCCGGCTCACGCTGTAGCCGAGGAAGATGTTGCGCAGGTGGCCGAGGTGCAGCGGCTTGTTGGTGTTGGGCGATGCATACTCCACCATCGTCTTCTGGCCGGTGGGCGCGAAGGCGAGGATGTCCTGCTGGCCCGCCTCCTTCAGGAAGCCCAGCCAATAGCTGTCCACGATGACGATATTGAGGAAGCCCTTCACCGCGTTGAAGCGCTCCACCACCGGCACTTGCCCTTGCAGGAATTCGCCGATGGCCTGCGCGGTCTGCTCCGGCCCCTTGCCGCTGACCTTGAGGAAGGGGAAGACATTGATGGTGACATCGCCCTCGAACTCGGGTCGCGTAGCCTGGAAGCCGATGCTTCGAACGTCGAGTTCTTTCCCGAATAGCTGCGAGAAGGCGCTTTGCAGCGCAGGAACGAGCAGGGCTTGAAGTCTGTCTTGGAACATCGGACGGCAAAGGAATGGCAACGATCGTCACGCCGGAGGCCGGGCGAGCAACGCTCGCTCGTCGCGGCCATCCGGCGTCTCACCAAGCAAGAACTCTATGCTTTGGTGAGATTCCGGATGCGCGGGAACCTGCTGCTTCGCAGCACCCGCACTCCGGAATGACGCTCAGGATGATCCGAGAAAATTCTCCGCAAGCATGCAACGCACGCTGCCGCCTCCGATGGCCTCGATGGTGGGCACCGCGACGGGAATGAGCTGCGCGTGGCGCTCCAAGGCGATGCGCTGGAAGGGCTTGAGCGCGTGGAAGGCGGTTTCGCTCAAGAGGATCATGGGGCTATGTGAGATCGCTTCGCTGCGCTCGCGA
Coding sequences within it:
- a CDS encoding arginine--tRNA ligase, with translation MFQDRLQALLVPALQSAFSQLFGKELDVRSIGFQATRPEFEGDVTINVFPFLKVSGKGPEQTAQAIGEFLQGQVPVVERFNAVKGFLNIVIVDSYWLGFLKEAGQQDILAFAPTGQKTMVEYASPNTNKPLHLGHLRNIFLGYSVSRILQAAGHEVIKVQVINDRGIHICKSMIAWQKFGGGETPASAGVKGDKLVGKYYVEFDRELKRQVEEQVASGKPKEIAEKEAPILLEAQEMLRKWEANDPEVRALWERMNGWCYEGFDATYRRAGVDFDKNYYESQTYLLGKADVLDGLKKGVFYEKDGAVWVDNTKEGLDEKVLLRRDGTSVYMTQDIGTAIKRFEEHPGLSKLIYTVGNEQDYHFKVLFIILKKLGFAWANDLHHLSYGMVDLPSGRMKSREGTVVDADDLIDEVVNEARRTGEELSKLEGFSEAEKAALYEMIGLAALKYFLLKVDPKKRMLFDPAASIDLQGHTGPFIQYTYARIASLRSKIILGMALTPSDWRGAKSIPELEGLDIPEPRAIEPVERLLLKILHGAPAALNEAAVKLDPSHLANYVYELTKNFNSFYQSMPVAKEQDASKALFRYRLCLRTQDVIKKAMWCLGIEVPERM